The DNA region CACAGCTACCAAAGCGGCTACTAAACCGCGCATCATGTTAGAATTCATTTTTCTCAAAGTATAATAAGACGTGATCTTTTAAAAAATTCTCTTGTTCTATAAGTCCCAGTACAGGCAGTTCCTTTACTTGCTTGAAGTGAGGCCAGCCTTCTTCATCTTTTCCCTCTAGTATATAATAACCACTTTGCGCCAGCAGCGAACACACGGCTACGTGCATCAGGTCCTGCTTTTGTTCCTTGGTTATTTTTTCCCTTATAAAACCGGTTTCGTTCAATCCTATTAGAAACAGCACAGCTTCCATGTCTGGTTTTTTACCAAACCGCTCCAGGATCTTTCCCTCCAGCGCCCACCAGCGTGCCTGTAAATCATCATTTATATTCATTGTGCGCAAAAATAGGTGCTTTAGCCAATGTAGCAGCTAAAGTGCAGTAGCCTACACTTCGTTAAAAGGTGGCACAGGTAGTGCAACTGTTGTAATATCGGTGTCATTTTGCATCTTTTGTCTATGCGTGTTTTGCTTGTTTGCATACTTCTTATTCCTGTAATGGTAGCCCGGGCGCAAAACCTGGTTGCCAATGGCAGTTTCGAGGACAGAAATGTTTGCACAGAATATAATGCGGCCTGTGCGCCGGAAGGCTGGTTTTTCATTCCGCGGTATGTGGATATGTCGCCGGTAAAACATAAGAACCATTTTGAAAGTGTTTCCTTCGGCAACCTCATCAGGGGGCACTACATCCGAAACTACATCTACACCAAAATGCTGTGCACGCTGCAGCCGGGCAAGCAGTACAGGTTGTCAATGTCGGTGCAGGTTCCTAAGAACCCGTTTCAATACTTGCATGTGTGGCTGGGTAATGAAGAACCCGGAAAGCCAGGTAAAGAGAAGGTTGTGTATGAGCCGGCATTCACTATTCTTCCTGATTCTATACATCGCACACGTAAGAAATGGCACCAGCTGAGCTACACTTTTACCGCTAATGGTGGAGAAAGGTTCATTATGCTTGGCAATTTTTCGAAGAAACCGCTTGATCGTACCGTGCTTGAGTTTGGCAATAACAGGGGAGATGTGTTATACAACCTCGACAATATTTCATTGGCAGCTGTGGAGCCAACCACCAACGGATGTGAGGAATATGCTGCTGTGCTGCGGCAGGTGTACGAACAAAATCATCGCCATCCTGCACGACTGATAGATCCTGTGAAGGCTGACACAGCAGTGAGTAAGGTATTTGATCTTGAACCCACCATCCAACCTGAACCTGCCTTGCCAGCTTTTGATACCCTTGTGGTACCTGACCTGTTGTTCGATTTTAACAGCAGCAGGTTGAACCCGGCCTTCCGCAAGGTGATGGACAGCATTGTGAACGTAATGAGGAAGAAGCGTTTTTCTGCTATACAAGTAGTAGGTCATACAGATAATATTGGTTCCGAAGAATATAACCGGCGACTGTCGATTGATCGTGCAATAACTATCAAAGGTTTCCTGGTGCAGGAGAAATTCTCAGCAGGTCTCATCAGCATCAGTGGAAGAGGTAAAAGTGAGCCGGTAGCTACAAACGATACTCCGGAAGGACGGCAACGGAACCGGCGGGTGGAGATCATTCTTGAGCGGTAGCTTATTATTCAAAACCACTATCAGCCGGTAAAATCAGCAGCCGCTCATTTAGCCTTCCCTTTATCTTTGCCGCAAAATTTACTACATGCTACAGGTGAACTATATCCGTCAAAACCGTGAAACAGTACTGGAAAGACTGGCTATAAAGAATTTTAAGAATACTGAACTGGTGGATGAAGTGCTGAAGCTGGATGATGAGAGAAAGCGCCTGCAGAATGAGTTTGACAGTAACCAGGCCAAGGTGAACAGTGCTTCTAAGGAAATAGGTAACCTGATGCGGACTGGCGATAAAGATGGTGCGGAAGCCCTGAAGCAGGAAGTAGCCACCATTAAGCAAACCCTTGAGCCGCTGAAGCAGCAAATGGCGGATGTAGAAACACAACTTCAAAATAAGTTGCTGCAGCTACCTAACCTGCCTTCACCGTTGGTGCCTGCAGGTAAAACTCCTGAAGACAACGAAGTAGTAAAGGAAGGTGGAGAAAAACCTGTTCTTCACGAAGGTGCACAGCCTCACTGGGAACTGACAACAAAATATAAACTCATCGATTTCGAATTAGGCACAAAGATCACCGGCAGCGGTTTTCCTGTATATACCGGCCAGGGTGCGCGGCTACAGCGTGCGCTGATCCAATACTTTTTAAATTTTAATACTGCTGCTGGTTACCTGGAGTACCTGCCGCCGTTCATGGTAAATGAAGACAGTGCCTATGCTACTGGCCAACTGCCAGACAAAGAAGGCCAGATGTACCATGCAACTGCAGACAATTTTTACCTGATACCAACAGCAGAGGTGCCTGTAACTAATGTTTACCGCGATACCATCTTGAAAGAAGATGAGCTGCCGGTAAAGATGACGGCTTATTCTCCTTGCTTCAGGCGCGAAGCTGGCAGCTATGGTAAAGATGTGAGAGGCCTGAACCGCTTACACCAGTTTGAGAAGGTAGAGATCATTCAACTGGCGCACCCGGAGAAAAGCTATGAAGTGTTGGAAGAAATGGTGGCGCACGTAGAAAGACTGGTGCAGTCCCTTGAGTTACCTTACCGCATCCTGCGCCTTTGCGGTGGAGATATGAGTTTTACCAGCGCTCTTACCTACGATTTTGAAGTATACAGTACAGCTCAGCAGCGTTGGCTGGAGGTGAGCAGTGTGAGCAACTTCGAAAGCTTCCAGAGCAACAGGATGAAGTGCCGCTATAAAGACGCCAACGGGAAAACGCAGTTGGTGCACAGCCTTAATGGTAGCTCTTTAGCACTACCACGTATAGTAGCTGCTATATTAGAAAATCATCAGAAAGAAGATGGCATTCATTTACCTAAAGCACTGCAGCCGTATTTCGGCAAAGAGGTGATCAGCTAAACGAATTCATTTTCTGCGACATAGATAAGTTTTTTATAGAAGTCACCACAACACTGGTGGCTTCTTTTTATTTATTGATTTCTTATTCTACCACAAAGTAAACTTCAGCAGGTAATATTATCTTAGCCAAAACCCCTGCATGAAAAAGTGGCTCAAGCGAATTATTTACTTCGTTCTCTTCCTTTTCATATTCCTGAATATTGTAGCAGCCTTCCATGCCTACAAGTTCACGCGCTTCTACGAAAGCGATAAAGCCTATACTAAGAAACCTGAACAGATGTCTGGCTGGGAAAAGACGAAGGTGATACTCTTCGGGGTGGATTATGTAAAACGCCCAATTGTAGATAAGCCATCAATACCTTATGAAGATGTAGTACTGCGCACCAGCGACGACCTGGATCTGAAAGCATGGTATGCACCTGCATCAAACGCTACCGGAACCGTCATCATGTTTCATGGACATGGAGGTACACGTAGTGGCGTATTAAGTGAAATGAAAGCTTTTCATGAATTTGGATACAACGTACTGGCTATAGATTTTAGAGCACATGGCAAAAGTGATGGGAACACTTGCACCGTGGGCTATCACGAAGATGCAGACGTGATGGCAGCATATGAACATATAGCAGCTAAGGGAGAATCAAATATTATCTTGTGGGGAATATCAATGGGTGCTGCGGCCATTGCACGCACTATGGCAGAACATGAAAATATAAAACCAAAAAAAGTAATTCTTGAAATGCCTTTTGCCACACTGGAAGAAGCAGTGGAAGCAAGGCTTAGAATGATGAAACTTCCTGAAGAGCCTTTTGCTACTTTACTAACATTCTGGGGCGGGTTGCAAAATGGCTTCTGGGCGTTTGGCCACCGACCTGTTGATTATGTAAAAGAGATCAATACTCCTGTATTGGTGCAGTGGGGCAGGAACGACAGCCGTGTATCAGAGTCTGAGACAACTTCTATTTTTGAAAATATACCTACCGAAGAAAAGCGACTGGTAGTGTATGAAAATAGTGGACACGAAAGCTTGCTGCGTAAAGAGCCAGCCAAGTGGGTGACTAATGTGGCAGCGTTTCTTGCTCCCGGGTCTAAATAGGAAAATTATTTCTTGATGGTGATCTTGGTGCCTACCGGGATGATATTGAATAGCTGCTTTACGTGCTCATTCTTCAGGCTAATGCAGCCAAGCGTCCAGTTCTGGTAGCGGTCTACTGCATAATCTTCGCGTGGCCAGGTGCCGTGAATGCCGATATCTCCACCAATCTTAGCATGTGCAGGAATCAATCCCATCCGCTTACGCTGGTTGAACTTTTCTACATCTACAGCGGTAGGATAATCCAACGCCATATACCTGCACCACTTGTTGTGCACTCGTTTTGCAATGATGGTGAAAGTGCCTTCTGGCGTTTTGCGATCTCCCTGTATCAGTTTATCTCCCAGGTCATCGTTGCCTAAAACAATAGGAAAACTAGCTAGCCAACCTTCTGAATCGTAAACATTTAGTTCGTAGTCGCTTTTATCAACAATGATGTAGTAGGCACTTTTACTATAGATGGCAGCAAAGAAAGAAGTGTTGGTAACCAAGATGGTGGCTAGTACAACAAAAAGGATCAATCTGCTCTTCATACCGGGGGGGTGGCTTTTCTTATGAATGTTGGTTGAAATTAACTCCTGGATGTTTTAAAGAGTTGGGGATTCACAAAATTTTACAAACAGCTGATGCAGCAGTATCCGATAAACGAAAAGTTGTATTTGTAAACTATTATAAATAAAGTGCCTTGATCAAATAAAAAACCCGGCACTATGTCCGGGTTTAGATTTTATTGATGTTTTACTATTACCAGTTGCTTAAACGTATACCTACACTATAAGGATATTGTTCAAGACCTCTTTCGTGTAGCGGTGTCATGCTGTAGCTACCAAACAAGCGGATCGGTCCTATACCCAGTTCACCTGTGTATGCCAGCCTGAATTGTTCAAGATCAAAATTGCCCCTGATCTTTTCTTTTCCTCTTTCGCCGCTTACTTGTTTGTTGCGGCTGCCAACAAGGTAGCCTGCAGTAATACCTGCACTAAAGCTTAAGCCTTTTTTATGGCCAGGCATGGTGTTGAAGTTTAGCATAAGTGGCACTGAAAGATATCCTGTGTACAGCTTATTCTTAGTGAAGTTTATACTATCTCTAAATATGTAAGAAGGCGACTTGTGATAGCTGATATTGTTCTCGTACCTGAAGTTGAACATTTCTAAACCAACACCATACTTCAGGTTTACATAACCTTTGTGGATGTTCAGTCGCTGCATCAATACCCATATGTTTACGTTGGTCGTTTTGCCGGTGCGCAGCTTCAGGTCGTCTTTTGTAAAAGGCTGCTCGTTTGGCCTGATAGGGCGCAGGTAGTCATTAGCTGCCGGGCTGCCATATTGTGTTCTGTCTACTACATTGGCAAAACCAATGTCTACTATCCACCAGTTAGTGCTGATAGCACTTGATCTTTTTGGCTCCTTTTTTTCTATCACTATATCACGCGATGAAGAGCCTGGGCGGTTCTTTTTGATAATGGTGAAGTTGCCTATTCTTACTGTATCGGCATTGCTTGTAATGATAGTTGTGTCTGATGTTGCAGTTGTTGTATCTGCCTGGGCAAAGGATGATCCCACAGCCAGTAAGGCTGCCATTGCTAAATAAATCCGTCTCATGTTTTTTTGGTTTTTTAAATCTTGAAGGTCTATTTACCTTTTAATTTGAAGTTCGCTATGCGTATGATGTTGTCTCCATCGGTATTCTCTTCTTTTTTGTCGAAGAGGGTGGAGGCTTTACGTAAAATGCTTTTGAGCTTATTCTTATTGATCTCGGCGGCGCCTATATAGATCGTCTTGCTGGTCTCATCCTCATCCTCAATATCTTTATAAACTGCATTGTGCACTATAGGCTGTTCTGCTTGGGTAGATGGTTTATTATTTACTACCACTACCTGGTTATTCGCATGCTGAGGATTACTGGTTGTATTAACTTCTGATGGTTCTTTGCGTATAATGGCAGCCATCATCTCTTCAGTTGGCGGAAGCAATTTTATTGGCTTCTCCTCATTTTTTTGAACCACTATTTCGGTAGATCTTGTGTCCTTTCGCTGTTGTATGTTTTTGGCAAAAGTTGTTTCTACAGGCTTCACCACTTCAGCTGGTGATTCGTTTGTAGCAGGTTTTTCTGTGGTTTCCGCTTTCGCTAAGTGCCCGCTTGCTGCAGGTGCTACAGGTTGTTGTTCTACTTTTTCAATCTTCTGAGGCTGAACGTTTGCCACAGCCGGCTGCTCAATATTTTCGTCGTTTACAAGTAACCATGCCGCTGCTACCAGGAACAATATTGCGGCTGCCACACTCATTTTAAACCACACCAGTGGCACCACCCGTTTCGTTTCTTCGTGCCTGTACAGCTCTTTTTTATTAGGATAAACTATGTCTTCAGCGGGTAGTACGGTTTGTTGTAGCTGTGTATACTCTTCCTGCAGGTTAGGATGTTGCAGGATGAAAGTTTCCACTGCTTCCTTTCCTTGTTCTGAAAGCTCGTTGTCTATAGCCAGTAAAAAATACTCCTCATAATTGCTGGAACTGATACCCGGGTTGTTCCTGAAAAGCTCCTCTTTATCCTCGAAAGTGATGTCCTCAGGCAGTAGCACCGACTGCTGCAACATCTCCAGCTCTGATGCCAGGTCCG from Aridibaculum aurantiacum includes:
- a CDS encoding outer membrane beta-barrel protein yields the protein MRRIYLAMAALLAVGSSFAQADTTTATSDTTIITSNADTVRIGNFTIIKKNRPGSSSRDIVIEKKEPKRSSAISTNWWIVDIGFANVVDRTQYGSPAANDYLRPIRPNEQPFTKDDLKLRTGKTTNVNIWVLMQRLNIHKGYVNLKYGVGLEMFNFRYENNISYHKSPSYIFRDSINFTKNKLYTGYLSVPLMLNFNTMPGHKKGLSFSAGITAGYLVGSRNKQVSGERGKEKIRGNFDLEQFRLAYTGELGIGPIRLFGSYSMTPLHERGLEQYPYSVGIRLSNW
- a CDS encoding L,D-transpeptidase family protein: MKSRLILFVVLATILVTNTSFFAAIYSKSAYYIIVDKSDYELNVYDSEGWLASFPIVLGNDDLGDKLIQGDRKTPEGTFTIIAKRVHNKWCRYMALDYPTAVDVEKFNQRKRMGLIPAHAKIGGDIGIHGTWPREDYAVDRYQNWTLGCISLKNEHVKQLFNIIPVGTKITIKK
- a CDS encoding alpha/beta hydrolase gives rise to the protein MKKWLKRIIYFVLFLFIFLNIVAAFHAYKFTRFYESDKAYTKKPEQMSGWEKTKVILFGVDYVKRPIVDKPSIPYEDVVLRTSDDLDLKAWYAPASNATGTVIMFHGHGGTRSGVLSEMKAFHEFGYNVLAIDFRAHGKSDGNTCTVGYHEDADVMAAYEHIAAKGESNIILWGISMGAAAIARTMAEHENIKPKKVILEMPFATLEEAVEARLRMMKLPEEPFATLLTFWGGLQNGFWAFGHRPVDYVKEINTPVLVQWGRNDSRVSESETTSIFENIPTEEKRLVVYENSGHESLLRKEPAKWVTNVAAFLAPGSK
- a CDS encoding OmpA family protein; its protein translation is MRVLLVCILLIPVMVARAQNLVANGSFEDRNVCTEYNAACAPEGWFFIPRYVDMSPVKHKNHFESVSFGNLIRGHYIRNYIYTKMLCTLQPGKQYRLSMSVQVPKNPFQYLHVWLGNEEPGKPGKEKVVYEPAFTILPDSIHRTRKKWHQLSYTFTANGGERFIMLGNFSKKPLDRTVLEFGNNRGDVLYNLDNISLAAVEPTTNGCEEYAAVLRQVYEQNHRHPARLIDPVKADTAVSKVFDLEPTIQPEPALPAFDTLVVPDLLFDFNSSRLNPAFRKVMDSIVNVMRKKRFSAIQVVGHTDNIGSEEYNRRLSIDRAITIKGFLVQEKFSAGLISISGRGKSEPVATNDTPEGRQRNRRVEIILER
- the serS gene encoding serine--tRNA ligase; the protein is MLQVNYIRQNRETVLERLAIKNFKNTELVDEVLKLDDERKRLQNEFDSNQAKVNSASKEIGNLMRTGDKDGAEALKQEVATIKQTLEPLKQQMADVETQLQNKLLQLPNLPSPLVPAGKTPEDNEVVKEGGEKPVLHEGAQPHWELTTKYKLIDFELGTKITGSGFPVYTGQGARLQRALIQYFLNFNTAAGYLEYLPPFMVNEDSAYATGQLPDKEGQMYHATADNFYLIPTAEVPVTNVYRDTILKEDELPVKMTAYSPCFRREAGSYGKDVRGLNRLHQFEKVEIIQLAHPEKSYEVLEEMVAHVERLVQSLELPYRILRLCGGDMSFTSALTYDFEVYSTAQQRWLEVSSVSNFESFQSNRMKCRYKDANGKTQLVHSLNGSSLALPRIVAAILENHQKEDGIHLPKALQPYFGKEVIS